Proteins from one Nicotiana tabacum cultivar K326 chromosome 23, ASM71507v2, whole genome shotgun sequence genomic window:
- the LOC107784204 gene encoding large ribosomal subunit protein eL37, whose product MGKGTGSFGKRRNKTHTLCVRCGRRSFHIQKSRCSACAYPAARLRKYNWSVKALRRKTTGTGRMRYLRNVPRRFKTNFREGTEATPRKKGAAVAS is encoded by the exons ATG GGAAAAGGAACAGGTAGTTTTGGTAAGAGGAGGAACAAGACACACACACTGTGTGTGAGATGTGGTCGTCGTAGCTTCCACATCCAGAAGAGTCGTTGTTCAGCTTGTGCTTACCCTGCTGCTCGTCTCAGAAAAT ATAACTGGAGCGTCAAGGCACTTAGGAGAAAGACCACTGGAACTGGCCGCATGAGGTACCTCCGCAATGTACCACGTAGGTTTAAGACCAACTTCAGAGAAG GAACCGAGGCTACACCAAGGAAGAAGGGTGCTGCTGTAGCGTCTTAA